In the Syngnathus scovelli strain Florida chromosome 8, RoL_Ssco_1.2, whole genome shotgun sequence genome, one interval contains:
- the ecrg4a gene encoding augurin-A isoform X2, with protein MASQMLSLRVFGFTALLIVLALTEVRSGDGKTLQKILRKRDARVTGPAASSKASVAVSPSKAQEFLAKLSRTKRNIWDRSRPDVQQWITQFMSMGYDEQRLETDLSYWMDYARSNDQGRQHHYDENAPIGPRDPTSYRHGANVNYDYY; from the exons ATGGCATCCCAGATGTTGAGTTTGAGGGTCTTTGGGTTCACTGCGTTGCTGATAGTCTTGGCTCTAACAG AAGTGAGGTCTGGTGATGGCAAGACCCTGCAGAAGATCCTGAGAAAGAGGGATG CAAGAGTCACCGGTCCCGCCGCCTCGTCCAAGGCCTCCGTGGCTGTGTCTCCCTCCAAAGCTCAAGAGTTTCTGGCGaaactgagccgaaccaagaggaaCATTTGGGACCGCAGCAGGCCGGATGTGCAGCAATGGATTACGCAGTTTATGTCCATGGGCTATGATGAGCAG AGACTGGAGACAGACCTGTCCTACTGGATGGACTACGCACGCTCCAACGACCAAGGACGTCAGCATCACTATGATGAGAACGCGCCCATTGGCCCACGTGACCCCACCTCGTACCGACACGGCGCCAATGTCAACTATGACTACTATTAG
- the ecrg4a gene encoding augurin-A isoform X1 yields the protein MASQMLSLRVFGFTALLIVLALTEVRSGDGKTLQKILRKRDVARVTGPAASSKASVAVSPSKAQEFLAKLSRTKRNIWDRSRPDVQQWITQFMSMGYDEQRLETDLSYWMDYARSNDQGRQHHYDENAPIGPRDPTSYRHGANVNYDYY from the exons ATGGCATCCCAGATGTTGAGTTTGAGGGTCTTTGGGTTCACTGCGTTGCTGATAGTCTTGGCTCTAACAG AAGTGAGGTCTGGTGATGGCAAGACCCTGCAGAAGATCCTGAGAAAGAGGGATG TAGCAAGAGTCACCGGTCCCGCCGCCTCGTCCAAGGCCTCCGTGGCTGTGTCTCCCTCCAAAGCTCAAGAGTTTCTGGCGaaactgagccgaaccaagaggaaCATTTGGGACCGCAGCAGGCCGGATGTGCAGCAATGGATTACGCAGTTTATGTCCATGGGCTATGATGAGCAG AGACTGGAGACAGACCTGTCCTACTGGATGGACTACGCACGCTCCAACGACCAAGGACGTCAGCATCACTATGATGAGAACGCGCCCATTGGCCCACGTGACCCCACCTCGTACCGACACGGCGCCAATGTCAACTATGACTACTATTAG
- the uxs1 gene encoding UDP-glucuronic acid decarboxylase 1 isoform X2, giving the protein MRTSKQPGEMQIEQKIEEALTPLREQIHDLEQSFSEKYPPVKFLSEKDRKRILITGGAGFVGSHLTDKLMMDGHEVTVVDNFFTGRKRNVEHWLGHENFELINHDVVEPLYIEVDQIYHLASPASPPNYMYNPIKTIKTNTIGTLNMLGLAKRVGARLLLASTSEVYGDPEVHPQNEEYWGHVNPIGPRACYDEGKRVAETMCYAYMKQEGVEVRVARIFNTFGSRMHMNDGRVVSNFILQALQGEQLTVYGTGSQTRAFQYVSDLVNGLVLLMNSNISSPVNLGNPEEHTILEFAQLIKSLVASKSQIQFLPEAQDDPQRRKPDIQKAKMMLGWEPVVPLEEGLKKTIQYFSRELEHQANNQYIPKPKAARMKKGRPRHI; this is encoded by the exons ATGAG AACAAGCAAACAACCTGGCGAGATGCAGATTGAGCAGAAGATTGAAGAA GCTTTGACTCCACTCCGTGAGCAGATACATGATTTGGAGCAGag CTTTTCTGAAAAGTACCCACCCGTCAAATTTCTGTCAGAGAAGGATCGCAAGAGGATTCTG ATTACTGGTGGAGCGGGTTTCGTGGGTTCCCACCTCACTGACAAGCTAATGATGGATGGCCATGAGGTGACTGTAGTGGACAATTTTTTTACTGGGAGAAAAAGGAATGTGGAGCACTGGCTTGGCCATGAAAACTTTGAGCTCATCAATCATGATGTGGTGGAGCCACTCTACATTGAGG TGGATCAGATCTACCACCTGGCCTCTCCAGCCTCTCCCCCCAATTACATGTACAACCCCATCAAAACCATCAAGACCAACACCATCGGTACTCTCAACATGCTTG gtttggccaaACGAGTGGGCGCCAGACTTCTCTTGGCTTCTACCTCGGAGGTTTATGGAG ATCCTGAAGTACACCCCCAAAATGAAGAGTATTGGGGCCACGTAAACCCCATCGGTCCTCGAGCATGCTACGACGAAGGGAAACGTGTTGCCGAGACCATGTGTTACGCCTACATGAAGCAG GAAGGAGTGGAGGTCCGAGTGGCGAGAATCTTCAACACGTTTGGCTCTCGAATGCACATGAACGATGGGAGAGTTGTGAGTAATTTCATCCTGCAGGCTCTCCAGGGAGAACAACTCACA GTTTATGGCACTGGTTCCCAAACAAGAGCCTTTCAGTATGTAAG cgacctggttaacgGCCTTGTGTTGTTGATGAACAGTAACATCAGcagtcccgtcaatctg GGCAACCCTGAGGAACATACCATACTGGAATTTGCTCAACTCATCAAAAGTCTAGTCG CGAGCAAAAGTCAGATTCAGTTCCTCCCTGAAGCCCAGGATGACCCACAGAGGCGGAAGCCCGACATCCAAAAAGCCAAGATGATGCTGGGCTGGGAACCAGTG GTGCCGCTGGAGGAGGGTCTGAAGAAAACAATCCAGTACTTCAGCAGAGAACTGGAGCACCAGGCCAACAACCAGTACATCCCTAAACCCAAAGCGGCCCGTATGAAGAAAGGCCGACCCAGACACATTTGA
- the uxs1 gene encoding UDP-glucuronic acid decarboxylase 1 isoform X1 produces the protein MNRVVWLIPGLNRRMVKLVFTLVLIAYIASVWVTYANMRTSKQPGEMQIEQKIEEALTPLREQIHDLEQSFSEKYPPVKFLSEKDRKRILITGGAGFVGSHLTDKLMMDGHEVTVVDNFFTGRKRNVEHWLGHENFELINHDVVEPLYIEVDQIYHLASPASPPNYMYNPIKTIKTNTIGTLNMLGLAKRVGARLLLASTSEVYGDPEVHPQNEEYWGHVNPIGPRACYDEGKRVAETMCYAYMKQEGVEVRVARIFNTFGSRMHMNDGRVVSNFILQALQGEQLTVYGTGSQTRAFQYVSDLVNGLVLLMNSNISSPVNLGNPEEHTILEFAQLIKSLVASKSQIQFLPEAQDDPQRRKPDIQKAKMMLGWEPVVPLEEGLKKTIQYFSRELEHQANNQYIPKPKAARMKKGRPRHI, from the exons ATGAATCGAGTCGTCTGGCTGATACCAGGATTAAACAGAAGAATGGTGAAGCTAGTTTTTACCCTCGTTTTGATTGCCTACATTGCCT CTGTCTGGGTAACATACGCCAACATGAG AACAAGCAAACAACCTGGCGAGATGCAGATTGAGCAGAAGATTGAAGAA GCTTTGACTCCACTCCGTGAGCAGATACATGATTTGGAGCAGag CTTTTCTGAAAAGTACCCACCCGTCAAATTTCTGTCAGAGAAGGATCGCAAGAGGATTCTG ATTACTGGTGGAGCGGGTTTCGTGGGTTCCCACCTCACTGACAAGCTAATGATGGATGGCCATGAGGTGACTGTAGTGGACAATTTTTTTACTGGGAGAAAAAGGAATGTGGAGCACTGGCTTGGCCATGAAAACTTTGAGCTCATCAATCATGATGTGGTGGAGCCACTCTACATTGAGG TGGATCAGATCTACCACCTGGCCTCTCCAGCCTCTCCCCCCAATTACATGTACAACCCCATCAAAACCATCAAGACCAACACCATCGGTACTCTCAACATGCTTG gtttggccaaACGAGTGGGCGCCAGACTTCTCTTGGCTTCTACCTCGGAGGTTTATGGAG ATCCTGAAGTACACCCCCAAAATGAAGAGTATTGGGGCCACGTAAACCCCATCGGTCCTCGAGCATGCTACGACGAAGGGAAACGTGTTGCCGAGACCATGTGTTACGCCTACATGAAGCAG GAAGGAGTGGAGGTCCGAGTGGCGAGAATCTTCAACACGTTTGGCTCTCGAATGCACATGAACGATGGGAGAGTTGTGAGTAATTTCATCCTGCAGGCTCTCCAGGGAGAACAACTCACA GTTTATGGCACTGGTTCCCAAACAAGAGCCTTTCAGTATGTAAG cgacctggttaacgGCCTTGTGTTGTTGATGAACAGTAACATCAGcagtcccgtcaatctg GGCAACCCTGAGGAACATACCATACTGGAATTTGCTCAACTCATCAAAAGTCTAGTCG CGAGCAAAAGTCAGATTCAGTTCCTCCCTGAAGCCCAGGATGACCCACAGAGGCGGAAGCCCGACATCCAAAAAGCCAAGATGATGCTGGGCTGGGAACCAGTG GTGCCGCTGGAGGAGGGTCTGAAGAAAACAATCCAGTACTTCAGCAGAGAACTGGAGCACCAGGCCAACAACCAGTACATCCCTAAACCCAAAGCGGCCCGTATGAAGAAAGGCCGACCCAGACACATTTGA
- the uxs1 gene encoding UDP-glucuronic acid decarboxylase 1 isoform X3, giving the protein MNRVVWLIPGLNRRMVKLVFTLVLIAYIASVWVTYANMRTSKQPGEMQIEQKIEEALTPLREQIHDLEQSFSEKYPPVKFLSEKDRKRILITGGAGFVGSHLTDKLMMDGHEVTVVDNFFTGRKRNVEHWLGHENFELINHDVVEPLYIEVDQIYHLASPASPPNYMYNPIKTIKTNTIGTLNMLGLAKRVGARLLLASTSEVYGDPEVHPQNEEYWGHVNPIGPRACYDEGKRVAETMCYAYMKQEGVEVRVARIFNTFGSRMHMNDGRVVSNFILQALQGEQLTVRVPIKQSSFFVSHGRQLLGVVRLFLSCKIPLCIENKKKSLQPRGSVVMKTSGHPRKSSNQHDWENC; this is encoded by the exons ATGAATCGAGTCGTCTGGCTGATACCAGGATTAAACAGAAGAATGGTGAAGCTAGTTTTTACCCTCGTTTTGATTGCCTACATTGCCT CTGTCTGGGTAACATACGCCAACATGAG AACAAGCAAACAACCTGGCGAGATGCAGATTGAGCAGAAGATTGAAGAA GCTTTGACTCCACTCCGTGAGCAGATACATGATTTGGAGCAGag CTTTTCTGAAAAGTACCCACCCGTCAAATTTCTGTCAGAGAAGGATCGCAAGAGGATTCTG ATTACTGGTGGAGCGGGTTTCGTGGGTTCCCACCTCACTGACAAGCTAATGATGGATGGCCATGAGGTGACTGTAGTGGACAATTTTTTTACTGGGAGAAAAAGGAATGTGGAGCACTGGCTTGGCCATGAAAACTTTGAGCTCATCAATCATGATGTGGTGGAGCCACTCTACATTGAGG TGGATCAGATCTACCACCTGGCCTCTCCAGCCTCTCCCCCCAATTACATGTACAACCCCATCAAAACCATCAAGACCAACACCATCGGTACTCTCAACATGCTTG gtttggccaaACGAGTGGGCGCCAGACTTCTCTTGGCTTCTACCTCGGAGGTTTATGGAG ATCCTGAAGTACACCCCCAAAATGAAGAGTATTGGGGCCACGTAAACCCCATCGGTCCTCGAGCATGCTACGACGAAGGGAAACGTGTTGCCGAGACCATGTGTTACGCCTACATGAAGCAG GAAGGAGTGGAGGTCCGAGTGGCGAGAATCTTCAACACGTTTGGCTCTCGAATGCACATGAACGATGGGAGAGTTGTGAGTAATTTCATCCTGCAGGCTCTCCAGGGAGAACAACTCACAGTAAGAGTCCCCATCAAACAATCTTCTTTTTTTGTATCCCATGG TCGCCAACTCTTGGGAGTCGTTCGATTATTCTTATCTTGCAAGATCCCTCTttgcattgaaaataaaaagaaatcccTCCAGCCAAGAGGGTCAGTTGTTATGAAGACTTCAGGGCACCCAAGGAAGTCTAGCAACCAGCATGACTGGGAAAATTGCTGA